Below is a window of Hydrogenovibrio crunogenus DNA.
TCGTCCAATGCAACAAGTGCTTCTTCGGCAGACCCCACAGAAACAACATCAAACCCATTAAGCTCTAAGGTATCGACTAATGCTTCTTGTAATTCTGTATCATCTTCTACTACTAAAATCTTAGCAATACTCATGAGCTCTCCTCAATTCTTAACAAGGGTAAGCGCACACCAAAAACCGCTCCTCTTCCCACTACCGAGTTCACCCATACTTCTCCCCCATGTGCTTCAGCAACGGCCCTAACCACTGCCAGACCAAGGCCTGTTCCTTGTGCACGACTGGTAAAAAAAGGTTCAAAAATTTTCTCATTCATTTCTTCTGTCAATCCTGGTCCATTATCTGCAACCATAATATCAACCAAATTCTGTGTTGTTTTGACTGACACTGAAATTTCCGCCTGTTCAGAAACAATGTCAATTGCATTGCTTACCAAATTCTCTAAGGCTGTTAACAGCGCATCTTGATCCCCTAAAACGACCAGGCCTGGCGGAACTTCATCAAATTCAATCACACTTCTTGATTGTTGGGCTTTTGCCTCAACCGCTTGCTTTAAGCTCTCTAGCAATGCATCCACCGCTACCTTTTGATCTTTCGCCTTGCCGCCTTTTGCGTACTGCAACATATCGTTCACTAAGGATTCAAGATGACGTAAACTATTTAAGGACTTGTGAACAAATTTTTCTCGTTTTTGAGAATCCAGTTGACCTGAAGACATTTGAGAAACATAAAGTAATGCCGAAGCAAGGGGGGTACGAATTTGATGTGCCAAAGAAGCCGCCATTTCTCCCATGGAACTTAAACGCTGGTGACGACTGATATGCTGTTGCAAATCTCTGGCATCAGTCACATCCTGAATTAATAAAATCTTCCCCGTGACATCGTGACCATCAAAAGAAAAGTTTAATGGGGATTCGGATAATTGGAATGTCATTTGGTTATGAGTAATAAGCTCTCCGGCATCATTAAAGGTTAAAAAGGCATTTCTAACCACAACTTCCCAAAGGCGCCCTACTGCATCTTTTCCTAAAATATTTTCTGCGGCAGGGTTCATATCGATAATTCTTTGTTGCTCATCTAACACAATAACACCAGCGGGAAGCAAATTTAACAACTGTTCAAGTCGTTCACCAACTTGGTGTTT
It encodes the following:
- a CDS encoding sensor histidine kinase, translated to MSAIEKEVEQKRLAELEEAFELFNQTSSQLTQAYESLQNQVEDLQEKLAESNREKHQVGERLEQLLNLLPAGVIVLDEQQRIIDMNPAAENILGKDAVGRLWEVVVRNAFLTFNDAGELITHNQMTFQLSESPLNFSFDGHDVTGKILLIQDVTDARDLQQHISRHQRLSSMGEMAASLAHQIRTPLASALLYVSQMSSGQLDSQKREKFVHKSLNSLRHLESLVNDMLQYAKGGKAKDQKVAVDALLESLKQAVEAKAQQSRSVIEFDEVPPGLVVLGDQDALLTALENLVSNAIDIVSEQAEISVSVKTTQNLVDIMVADNGPGLTEEMNEKIFEPFFTSRAQGTGLGLAVVRAVAEAHGGEVWVNSVVGRGAVFGVRLPLLRIEESS